Part of the Fusobacterium sp. DD2 genome is shown below.
TTTTTGTTCTTCAATTTTTGCCTTTTCATCAGCTTTTTTAGCTTCTTCTTCAGCTTTTTTCTTTGCTATTTCCTGTTGTTTATAATACTCTCTTTTAACTTCCATTAATTTTATAGGATCATCTATAGTCCCTGGTTTATACTCAACTGTTGGTGTAGCTCCTGAACATCCTGTCATTGCTGCTGCTAAAATTAACATTCCCGCAATATATAATTTTTTTCTCATATTCCCTCCTAAGTTAACCTTAATTTTGGTTTCCTCTAACAGCACTTATCTTTTGGAAATCTGCAACGATTCCTTCATTTACTGCAAGTGACTGCTCAAGTTTACCTAAATACTCTTTGTATTTTTTAGTTAAGGCATCAAAATCATCTTTAAAATATCTACTTTCCCTCTCGATACTTGCATCAGCAATTTTTTCTTTAACTGTAGCTATAGCTTCATTTAACTGCACAATTTTTTGTTCAGCTAGCTGACAGTTTACTTTTTCTTCTTCAAATCTTGCATTTTCTTCATTTACTAACTGTTGGTATTGTGCATCTAAATCTTGAAATTCTGCCATGATGTCCTGTGAAGCATAAACCTGAGATACCAACAATGTTGCAAAAAGCACCACTAAAACTTTCTTCATAATGTCCTCCTTTTATTCGTTATGGGGATATTGGTCTCCATTTTTATACTTGTTTTGACTTTTTAAAACTTTCTTTTTTTTCACCAAAAAAATGTTCTCTATTTTTTCACAATTTTATCACGAATACAATAATTTTTCAACTATTAAAGCAGTATATAAAAAAAATTTTAACTTTTAAAACCATATAAATTGTCTTAATTAAATATCTTTTGAATGATTTTAAAATGTTTTTATTTCTTTTTTACTCCCTATACTTTATATTTAACTCTAGTAGTTAAATTTCCTTTAAAATAATTAGAAAAAATTTTATATCTTCATTATACCATATCTAGGCATCATCCCTCAACCTCTATTATAGCCCACTTTTATAAATTTTGCTTGATTTTTTTATTATTTTTTATTTTTTATAGATTTTAATAAAAAAATGACATCTTGAAGATGTCATTTTTATTGCAATTATTTCATATATTTATAAAGATTTCCTACTAATCCAACTGCTTCTTTTGCTTTCATTACTTTTTCCTGTGCTATAGCTCTTGCTTTCTTTCCACCTTCAAATAATACATCTTTTATGTAATCAGGGTGTTTAATAAGCTCTTCTCTCTTTTCTCTTGCTTCTCCAAAGTATTCAAGTATTGCATTTAATACTTCTGTTTTAGCATGCCCATATCCATAATTTCCAGCCAGGAATTTTTCTTTCATTTCATTTTGTTTTTCAATAGTTGCAAAAAGTGCATAAAGTTTTGCTACGTTGTTGTCTGGATCTTTTGGCTCTTCAAGAGGTGTTGAATCTGTAACAATACTCATAACCTGCTTTTTCAGTTCTTTTTTACTTGCAAACATATTTATAGTATTACCATATGATTTACTCATTTTTTGTCCATCTGTTCCTGGTACAATTGCTGAATCATCTAAAATTAAAGGTTCTGGAAGTTTAAACAGGTCAACTCCATATTGCTGGTTAAATTTCATAGCTATATCTCTTGCAAATTCAAGATGCTGCTTCTGATCTTTTCCAACTGGCACTATATCTGTATCATACATCAATATATCTGCTGCCATAAGTACTGGATAAGTTAAAAGTCCTGTGTTAGGAGAAATTCCTTTTGCAATTTTATCCTTATATGAGTGTCCTCTTTCTAATAGCCCAACTGGAGTAACGTTAGATAAAAGCCATGAAAGTTCAGTGTGTTCAGGCACATCTGACTGTAAAAATATTGTTGATTTTTTAGGATCAAGTCCTAAAGCTAAATAATCCAATACTATATTATATGTATTTTCAGTAACTGATTTTGGATCTGGTAAAGATGTTAATGAATGATAATCGGCAATAAAGTAAAAACAGTCATATTCTCCACTTTTTTGATTATCTACAAATTGTTTTATCGCTCCAAAATAATTCCCTAAGTGTAGTATTCCACTAGACTGAATACCAGATAAACTTCTTTTCATTTTGTCCTCCTAATTATTTTGATTTCTCTTGATTATACCACAATAATTTTTATCTTTCTACTATCTAAAAAAACATATTTCTTATAATTTTATTCTGTAATAGCAACTTTTGTAGTATAATCTAATTAGAGTATAATTAAGGGAGGTATGTCAGTATGCATTACTATGTGGGTATTGATTTAGGAGGTACTAATACTAAAATTGGAATTCTTGATATAGAAGGGAATATCTATGAAAGTACTTTTATTAAAACACTGTCAGCTAACGGAGCAGAAAAAACTTTACAAAGAATTTGGGATTCTGTT
Proteins encoded:
- a CDS encoding adhesion protein FadA; the encoded protein is MKKVLVVLFATLLVSQVYASQDIMAEFQDLDAQYQQLVNEENARFEEEKVNCQLAEQKIVQLNEAIATVKEKIADASIERESRYFKDDFDALTKKYKEYLGKLEQSLAVNEGIVADFQKISAVRGNQN
- the trpS gene encoding tryptophan--tRNA ligase; this translates as MKRSLSGIQSSGILHLGNYFGAIKQFVDNQKSGEYDCFYFIADYHSLTSLPDPKSVTENTYNIVLDYLALGLDPKKSTIFLQSDVPEHTELSWLLSNVTPVGLLERGHSYKDKIAKGISPNTGLLTYPVLMAADILMYDTDIVPVGKDQKQHLEFARDIAMKFNQQYGVDLFKLPEPLILDDSAIVPGTDGQKMSKSYGNTINMFASKKELKKQVMSIVTDSTPLEEPKDPDNNVAKLYALFATIEKQNEMKEKFLAGNYGYGHAKTEVLNAILEYFGEAREKREELIKHPDYIKDVLFEGGKKARAIAQEKVMKAKEAVGLVGNLYKYMK